CCTCTAGAATGTGTAGGGCTTACAAATGAGACCCATTTCGTCATGAAGGTGGAGAATGGCATTGTTAGGAAACAACCTGTACAAGTCGGACAGATTATTAATGGAAATATTGAAATTGTAAAAGGTGTTTCAGTAGGAGAACAGGTAGTAAAAAGTGGAATCACCTATATCGTTGACGGTGAGAACGTAGCAGTGAAGGGAGTAAAACAATGAGTAAACTCCTATCATTCTTTCTCCAACGCAAGCTTATTGTGTATCTCTTAACTCTCATCATTTTATTCGCAGGCTTTGCTTCTCTTGCCTCCTTTAAAGTATTTCTGGTTCCAAAAACGAATTTGCCTTGGATTATTGCTACTATTTCTGGCGGATCACTTCCTCCTGAAGAAATGGAGAAAAAAGTAGCGGAGCGAGTAGAAAATGAAGTGAAGGGAATGGAGGAGATAAAGGATTATTTTTCATCCTCTTCTAGTGGCAAGGTTCAAATCACTTTGGTGGCGAAGGAAGGAAAAGGTGAGGTAGCGAAGCAAAAACTGGAGAGCATTATTAATCGTGAGCGATCCAATTTTCCGAAAGCGGTAGAACATAGTAATATCTATCAGGCCAATTATGGTGATGAAACTCTGATGGTGTTGGCTTTAACAGGCAATGATCCTCAATCATTATATAATTATGCTCAGGATACGCTAAAAGAGCGAATTGAGGCAGTATCTGGAGTGAAAGGCGTAGAGATTAGTAAAGGAAGCTTTGAAAATAAAATCGCCATCACCATATTGCCAGAGAGACTCTCGGCTTATCAGGTAACCCCTGCGCAGATCTATCAGGAGCTACAAAAACAAAATTGGAAGCAGGCGCTCGGAACACTTGATAACGCCGGCTATCAGACGGTTATCGAATTGGATAAGACACTACAGCATGTAGAGGAATTAAAATCTGTAATGATCCCAACACCAAGGGGAATGACATTGCTTGACCAATTGGCAACCGTGAAAGATTTACGTGGAAGTGAGAGTGATCAGACGCTTGCCATCTATAAAGGAAAACCCTACATTGGTATCTCGATAAAACGTACAGAGGGTAGCGAAATTATACCAACCCAAGCAAGGGTAGAACAGCTTATTGCCCAGATCAATCAAGAAGCAAACGGAATTTATCATCTTACATCCATTTTTGAAGCGGCTTCTTTTATCGAGCATTCCATTAGTAATTTAAGCAGAGATGTTATGATCGGTGGGGCTCTCGCTATTTTGATCTTATTTATCTTTTTACGTAACTGGCGGGTTACGATGGTCATTGCTACCACGCTACCGCTTTCGATTTTAATGACATTTATTGCACTGAAGGTATTTGGCTATAATTTCGATATGGTAACGCTTATTTCTCTTAGTCTGTCCGTTGGTTTAATTGTTGACGCTGCAATCGTGGTACTAGAGAGTATCTATCACTACCGAGAGCAGGGAAAAGCATTGCGTGAGTCAATTTTACTGGGTACGAAAGAGGTGCTTACGCCTGTATTATCATCACAGATCACCATGGTAGTTGTATTCTTACCTTTGGTATTAGCAGGCTTTGATGAAGCGTTGACGCCTATATTTACTACGATTGCTTTTACAGTGACAGCGGCTATTGTATCATCTACGATTGTATCAATTTTCTTTGTACCGATTTTCTCAGATAGCTTTCTAAAAAATGATAAGCAAAAGGTGAATGGAGAAAATCAAAAGGAAAATATCCTGGTGCGTGGCTTCGACCGTATCTTGCATCTGTGTTTGCGTCGACGATTTGTTACACTTGGTCTAGCTTTTCTCATGTTTTGCAGTATCTTTGTGCTGGCCCCCCACGTTAAAACCAATCTGGGGATTGATGTGAATGAGAACTTTATCTTTGCAGATATTACGTTGCCACATGGAACGTCCTTGGAGGCGGCCAAACAAGTCATTTCTCAAACGGAAGAAAAATTGTCTGCGATAAAAGAAGTTAAAGATGCATACATTGGTGGAAATTTAGAACGATTGCAGTTACAAATCGCCTTATTACCGAGAGCAGAGCGCTCATTGAGCAAAGAAGAAGTTGCCAAGCAGATCATGGAAACAACAAAAGAAGTAACAGGTGTAGAACGCTTTTCCTTTAGCACCAATAGCCCAGACGGTGGTGCAGTAACTGTTGAAGTAGAGATTACTGGCAAAGATTTAGAGAAGGCGAAAGAATTAAGTGAGCAAGTATCAGCAATGCTTGTTGGTATAGAGGGTATTTCAGGTGTTCGCAACGATTTTAGTGAGGGCAAAGAAAAGATAACCCTCATTCCCATAAAAGAAGCAATGAATCGATTACAGGTGGACGAACGGGTACTAGCTCAGCATTTATCCAGCATGATGGGTGAGCAAAAAGTGGCTGAACTTACAACCGACGGTACAAATGTGGATGTAATGGCTCGACTGCCTGAGCAAGAAATGAAACATCCTGAGCAACTAAAGAAGCTGTTAATTCCCACACAAAATCAGACAATGATTCCACTAATAGATGTCGTCGAATGGAAATATGGAAAGACGCCACAACAAATTAATCACCGCAACGGGGAACGTGTCATTAAAGTGTCTGCCGATCTTGTAGGAATCGATCCAGGGAATGCTACCCGTTTGTTACAAACGAAGCTGGATCAATTGGTAGTGCCGGCTGGCTTGCAAGTGGAGTTAGCAGGCAGTCTTAAAAATCAAGAAAGCAATATGTCCAGTGCATTGTTTGTGTTTTTAGGCGCTATTGCTTGCATCTATCTGATTATGGTTGCGCAATTCGGACGTTTGTCGCATCCATTTATCATCATGCTGACATTACCTATGGCAGGAGTAGGCGTTGTTGCTGGTCTCGTGTTGACACAACGCATGATGACAGCTATGTCCATCATTGGCATCATTATGTTAATTGGTATTGTCGTCTCCAATGCGATTTTGTTAATCGATCGAATAAATTTACTTAGAAAACGCGGCGTACCGTTACAAGCCGCAATTATTCAAGGGACCCATGAGCGAGTACGCCCCGTTTTGATGACTAAAATTACTGCCATTTTGGGCATGGTACCCATGGCTTTAGCATTTGGAGATGGTGCTAGCTTAGAAGCTCCACTCGCAACTGTAGTAATAGCGGGACTTGTGTTTCATACGTTAGTTACACTAGTGCTGGTGCCGGTGCTGTATTCCGTTTTTGAAGGAATTCGGGATTGGTGGAACTATAAAAGAGATAAGCGCATGCAAAAGAGATTACAGAGATCATTAGTGGCATCCGCAGAGGGTGCAATAGGGGAAGAAAAATAGAAATGTCGCTTAGGGATAGCAGAACGTAACCAACAGAAGGGCTCTCTTTCCTCCATTCGGAGTGTTGAGAAGCCCTTCTATTTATTTCGAGCAGATCTAAAGATTTCAGATGACATGGTAGATTTGTTTGTAGATATCCTCTAAAATATGGAAAAGGGAGAGGGGAATTACATGACAAACGTATTTGCTCTACATATACCAGCAGAACTAGAGAAGGATACATTTACACGTTTATTAGATCATGTATCCCAAGAAAAACGTGAAAAAATCCTTCGATTTCGCAGACGTGAGGATGCCTATAGGGGATTGCTGGCTGATTTACTCGTTCGCTATATTTTGCTTACATATCACTTTATTTCTAAAGAGGAGATTCAATTTGAGTACAATGAGTATGGTAAACCTTACCTGCCATATACCAATTGCAATGTGAACTTGTCTCACTCTGGTGAATGGGTAGTGTGCGGTACAGGCATTGAACCTGTAGGAATTGATGTAGAACAGCAAAAGCCCATAGAGATGGAAATTGCTAAGCATTACTTTTCAAAGCAAGAGTACACGGATTTAGTAGTAAAATCGGAAGGAGAAGAACAACTGTCGTATTTTTATGACCTTTGGACATTGAAGGAGAGCTACATCAAGGCAGTTGGCAAGGGGCTATCCATTCCTCTTTCCTCTTTTTCCATTAGAAAAAATGAGAATGGTACCATTGATTTTAGCGAAGAGATACCGTCACAGACGAATTGGTTTTTTAAACAATATCAGCTAGCGAAAGGATATCCGTTGTCTGTATGCAGTGCTAGTAATCAGTTTGCAGAAGAGGTAAAAATGATTCGAGTAGACGAATTGATTCAATATTTTGTCTCCTAAATCTAATGAGAATGTCATTTGTAGTGAAAAGGGGGAAGGAACTATGTATCAAGCATTGCTACATCACGGTCAAGCAGGCTTAAAAGGAGTAACAATAGAAGAACGAGCTAAACGGATATTGGCTGCTGATGAGGTGCTAGTTCGGTTGAAGGCATCTGGTTTAAACCGTCGGGATTTACTCACGATCATGTGGAGAAGCGAACAAGACGCTCCGCTCGTTCTGGGTGCTGATGGTACTGGAGAAATTGAAGAAATAGGTAGTGA
The nucleotide sequence above comes from Brevibacillus laterosporus LMG 15441. Encoded proteins:
- a CDS encoding 4'-phosphopantetheinyl transferase family protein, with translation MTNVFALHIPAELEKDTFTRLLDHVSQEKREKILRFRRREDAYRGLLADLLVRYILLTYHFISKEEIQFEYNEYGKPYLPYTNCNVNLSHSGEWVVCGTGIEPVGIDVEQQKPIEMEIAKHYFSKQEYTDLVVKSEGEEQLSYFYDLWTLKESYIKAVGKGLSIPLSSFSIRKNENGTIDFSEEIPSQTNWFFKQYQLAKGYPLSVCSASNQFAEEVKMIRVDELIQYFVS
- a CDS encoding efflux RND transporter permease subunit — translated: MSKLLSFFLQRKLIVYLLTLIILFAGFASLASFKVFLVPKTNLPWIIATISGGSLPPEEMEKKVAERVENEVKGMEEIKDYFSSSSSGKVQITLVAKEGKGEVAKQKLESIINRERSNFPKAVEHSNIYQANYGDETLMVLALTGNDPQSLYNYAQDTLKERIEAVSGVKGVEISKGSFENKIAITILPERLSAYQVTPAQIYQELQKQNWKQALGTLDNAGYQTVIELDKTLQHVEELKSVMIPTPRGMTLLDQLATVKDLRGSESDQTLAIYKGKPYIGISIKRTEGSEIIPTQARVEQLIAQINQEANGIYHLTSIFEAASFIEHSISNLSRDVMIGGALAILILFIFLRNWRVTMVIATTLPLSILMTFIALKVFGYNFDMVTLISLSLSVGLIVDAAIVVLESIYHYREQGKALRESILLGTKEVLTPVLSSQITMVVVFLPLVLAGFDEALTPIFTTIAFTVTAAIVSSTIVSIFFVPIFSDSFLKNDKQKVNGENQKENILVRGFDRILHLCLRRRFVTLGLAFLMFCSIFVLAPHVKTNLGIDVNENFIFADITLPHGTSLEAAKQVISQTEEKLSAIKEVKDAYIGGNLERLQLQIALLPRAERSLSKEEVAKQIMETTKEVTGVERFSFSTNSPDGGAVTVEVEITGKDLEKAKELSEQVSAMLVGIEGISGVRNDFSEGKEKITLIPIKEAMNRLQVDERVLAQHLSSMMGEQKVAELTTDGTNVDVMARLPEQEMKHPEQLKKLLIPTQNQTMIPLIDVVEWKYGKTPQQINHRNGERVIKVSADLVGIDPGNATRLLQTKLDQLVVPAGLQVELAGSLKNQESNMSSALFVFLGAIACIYLIMVAQFGRLSHPFIIMLTLPMAGVGVVAGLVLTQRMMTAMSIIGIIMLIGIVVSNAILLIDRINLLRKRGVPLQAAIIQGTHERVRPVLMTKITAILGMVPMALAFGDGASLEAPLATVVIAGLVFHTLVTLVLVPVLYSVFEGIRDWWNYKRDKRMQKRLQRSLVASAEGAIGEEK